In one Nicotiana tomentosiformis chromosome 6, ASM39032v3, whole genome shotgun sequence genomic region, the following are encoded:
- the LOC138894307 gene encoding uncharacterized protein — translation MTVLKYAIRFGELSRHAPTLVPTVRERVRRFIEGLSYDHRFYMARELQTDTLFQQVVKTARMLERIRCEEREDKETKRSRGSGGFSGLYSSAMTHRGGGSGSRPVQFILQTTRDAPVSQGTYVGQSSFSAPQDSRGNPLLGKVK, via the coding sequence atgacagtgttaaagtatgccatcaggttcggtgagttatcccgtcatgcacctactttggttcctacagtcagagagcgagtccgcagattcattgaggggctcagttatgatcATAGATTCtacatggctcgggagttgcagACTGATACTCTATTTCAGCAGGTGGTGAAGACTGCCAGGATGTTAGAGCGTATTCGgtgtgaggagagggaggataaggagaccaagaggtctcgaggttctggagggtttagtggattatactcttcagctatgactcATCgtggcggaggctcgggcagtcggccagtccAGTTCATACTTCAGACTACTCGTGATGCTCCAGTTAGTCAGGGTACTTATGTGGggcagtcatcttttagtgcaccacaAGATAGTCGAGGAAATCCTTTGTTGGGAAAAGTCAAATAA
- the LOC104100859 gene encoding uncharacterized protein has protein sequence MPAYAKFLKEILSNKQKVEETSVVKLTEYCSAILQNKFPRKCGDPGNFAIACSLGSTNFDKSLCDSGASIILMPLSIFRKLEREIGSIKSVPVSLQLMDQTMIILEEIVEDVLVRVDKFAFSVDFMW, from the coding sequence ATGCCAGCATATGCCAAGTTCTTGAAGGAGATATTGTCCAACAAGCAAAAAGTGGAAGAGACTTCGGTTGTCAAGCTCACAGAGTATTGTAGTGCGATTCTGCAAAATAAGTTCCCTCGAAAGTGTGGAGATCCTGGGAATTTCGCTATAGCTTGCTCTCTAGGAAGTACAAACTTTGATAAGTCTTTGTGTGATTCAGGTGCTTCTATTATTCTTATGCCCTTGTCTATTTTCAGGAAGCTTGAGAGAGAGATTGGGTCAATCAAATCTGTACCTGTGTCTTTGCAGTTGATGGATCAGACTATGATAATACTTGAAGAAATAGTGGAAGATGTACTAGTTCGGGTGGACAAATTTGCGTTCTCTGTGGACTTCATGTGGTGA